Proteins encoded within one genomic window of Gallus gallus isolate bGalGal1 chromosome 1, bGalGal1.mat.broiler.GRCg7b, whole genome shotgun sequence:
- the SMIM11 gene encoding small integral membrane protein 11 — MVAFNLKALENFPLLMYILAAKTLILCLAFAGVKMYQSKKIEEKLKREREEKLKREAEKKGD, encoded by the exons ATGGTGGCATTTAACTTGAAG gcTTTGGAGAATTTCCCATTGCTGATGTACATCTTGGCAGCTAAAACGTTGATTCTTTGCTTAGCGTTTGCTGGAGTTAAAATGTACCAGAGTAAAAAAATTGAGGAAAAATTGAAGAGGGAACGTGAAGAGAAATTGAAAAGAGAAGCGGAGAAGAAGGGTGATTAA